The proteins below are encoded in one region of Cololabis saira isolate AMF1-May2022 chromosome 11, fColSai1.1, whole genome shotgun sequence:
- the stc1l gene encoding stanniocalcin 1, like, with protein MLHSAPLLLLLLALCSAAGGFQLLQEDAAPRRARFSSNSPTDVARCLGDAVAVGCGFFSCLENSTCDTDGMHEICELFLHSAASFNTEGKTFVKKSLHCISQGISGKVFQTIRRCNIFQRMIAEVQEECYTSFDICTVARTNPDAIGEVVQVPAHFPNRYYSTLLQTLQACDEQTVAAVRAGILARVSPDMESFLQLVQNKPCAPGSSSPAYNNPASWRNMPVFNIQPGFTSRDPTHLFARKRSVDSLDREAGLQADD; from the exons ATGCTCCACTCTGctccactcctcctcctcctcctggctcTCTGCTCTGCTGCCGGAGGTttccagctgctgcaggaggacgcCGCGCCTCGCCGGGCCCGATTCTCCTCCAACAGCCCGA CTGACGTGGCGCGATGCTTGGGTGACGCTGTGGCGGTGGGCTGCGGCTTCTTCTCCTGCCTTGAAAACTCCACCTGTGACACTGATGGGATGCACGAGATCTGCGAGCTCTTCCTCCACTCAGCTGCCAGCTTCAACACAGAG GGTAAAACCTTTGTGAAGAAGAGTCTGCACTGCATCAGCCAGGGAATCTCTGGTAAAGTCTTCCAGACTATCCGGCGCTGTAACATCTTTCAGAGGATGATCGCTGAG GTCCAGGAGGAGTGCTACACCAGTTTTGACATCTGCACCGTAGCTCGTACCAATCCCGACGCAATCGGAGAGGTGGTGCAGGTACCGGCTCACTTCCCCAACAG GTACTACAGCACCCTGCTGCAGACCCTGCAGGCCTGCGATGAGCAGACGGTGGCGGCGGTCAGGGCTGGCATCCTGGCCCGGGTCAGCCCCGACATGGAGTCTTTCCTCCAGCTGGTCCAGAATAAACCCTGCGCCCCTGGCTCTTCCTCCCCCGCCTACAACAATCCAGCCAGCTGGAGGAACATGCCCGTCTTCAACATCCAGCCTGGCTTCACCAGCAGAGACCCCACCCACCTGTTCGCCAGGAAGAGGTCTGTGGACAGCCTGGACAGAGAGGCAGGACTTCAAGCTGATGACTAG